One genomic region from Candidatus Paceibacterota bacterium encodes:
- a CDS encoding tetratricopeptide repeat protein, with protein MSIPHRVLGDTYRLLGRLEESREQYEKALEIFSGDSFARAGLELLD; from the coding sequence ATGAGCATCCCTCACCGTGTGCTTGGGGATACATACCGGCTTTTAGGGCGTCTTGAGGAGTCGCGTGAGCAGTATGAGAAAGCGCTTGAGATCTTTAGTGGGGATTCGTTTGCCAGAGCCGGCCTTGAGCTTTTGGATTAA